The sequence below is a genomic window from Sphingobacterium sp. ML3W.
AAAAGGGACTGAGCGTCGATATGGATGGTTTTACCAAAGCATTACAGATTCAAAAAGAGCGTTCCCGTGCAGCGACGGCAATTGATACTGGAGATTGGATTTTAGTAAATGAAGATGAAGGTTTTGAATTTGTAGGGTATGATACCTTAACTGCAAAAACAGAAATTATAAAATACCGTAAGGTTTCAGCAAAAGGGAAAGATCAGTATCAATTGGTCCTATCCGTGACGCCTTTTTATGCAGAAGGTGGAGGACAGGTAGGGGATACAGGTGTCTTGATATCTGAAGTTTCAGGAGAGAAAATATACGTTACAGATACAAAAAAAGAGAACGGGCTATTTGTTCACTTTATTGATAAATTGCCCCAAAGTTTCGATGGTTTATTTGTTGCTCAAGTGGATCAAGCTAAACGCTTGGATACCGAGAATAATCACTCTGCGACACACTTATTACATGCAGCATTAAAACAGGTATTAGGTGAACACGTCAATCAAAAAGGCTCCTTAGTAAATGCTGATATCCTGCGTTTCGACATCTCACACTTCTCAAAAGTAACAGATGAAGAGATCAAACAAGTAGAGGATATCGTGAATGCGAAGATTCGTGAAAATATTGTATTGAAAGAAGAACGTAATATCCCATACCAACAAGCATTGGATTCAGGAGTAACGGCTTTGTTTGGAGAAAAATATGGCGATTATGTACGCGTTATTACATTCGAAGATAAGTTCTCCAAGGAATTATGCGGTGGTACACATGTAAAAGCTACTGGACAGATCGGATTCTTTAAAATCATATCCGAATCAGCAGTTGCCGCTGGAGTACGTCGTATCGAAGCCATCAGTGGGACAAAATCTGCTGCAGTAATCCGTGAACATTTTGAATTGGTCGATCAGATCAAAGCTTTATTGAATAATCCGAAAGACTTTGTTTCCGCAATGGGCAAAATCGTAGAAGAAAATAGTGCTTTGAAAAAAGAAATCGAAAAAACAATCACTGAAAAATCCTTAGCGTTAAAATCGGATTTAGAAAATAAATTACAACAAGTTGGAGAAGTTAACTTCCTTGCTACAATCGTTGATCTACCAAATGCAGAAGCTGTCAAAACGTTAGCCTATGCCTTGAAGGGTGCCGTGAATAACTTGTTCTTGGTTATTGGAGCTGAATTTGATGGTAAACCGAGTCTGACAGTTGTTATTTCTGATGAATTAGCCAAATCTAAAGGTTGGAATGCTGGAAATATCATTCGCGATTTAGCAAAAGATATCCAAGGTGGTGGTGGCGGACAGCCATTTTTTGCAACAGCAGGTGGTAAAAATAGCGCAGGTTTAGTTACTGCAATAGAAAGAGCAATAGAATTTGTAAAATAATAAAGAGAAGATGATGAAACAGGCGTTGCTGATGGTAGGATTTTTATTTTTAGTTCTTATCGGATGTAAAAATAAAGATGAGTTTTCGATTTCTGGTCAAATTGAAAATACGGGAAATGTGAAAGTTATATCCCTATTTGAGGGAGAACGAAAATTGGACTCCATGTTTTTTGGAGACAATAATGCGTTTCAATTTAAAAGACCCACTAGTCAAGCACGCTTATTATCGCTTCGTGTTGGAAAAAATCGCTATGACCTGATTGCTTCACCAGGAGAAGAAATTGTGTTCAAAGCGGATCTTCAAAAAGATGTTAATGATTATCAGATCGAAGGCTCTGAATTATCATCAACAATTCAGGGTTTTTCAAAAATGAGAAATCGCCGCGATGCTGTTCGCGATTCTTTACAAGCAGATTTTGGAAAGAGAAGTATAGCAGCAGATGCAGATGATATTGAAAATTTGAGAAGCGAGTACAAGCAGAAATTCATGGAGCAATTGCAGTCGTATACAAAAGCAGCAGTAGCATTTGCTAATCAGCATGATGATATTGCAGGTTTTTATGCCATCAGCACATTAGATCCAGAGATTGCAGAGTCCGAAATCATTGCCTACGCCAATCAGATTAAAGATAAGTTTTTAGATAATCATTATGTTACGCAGTTTAAGCAAGAAACAGATAAATTGAGAACCTTGGCTATAGGCCAACCAGCACCCGGTTTCGAATCTTTTACGCCCAATAACAAGCCTGTATCATTAGCAGATTTTAAAGGGAAGTATGTATTGGTCGATTTTTGGGCATCATGGTGCGTACCTTGTCGTCAAGAAAATCCTAATATAGTCAAGTTATATAATGCTTATAAAGGAAAGGGTTTTGATGTTTTCGGTGTTTCATTGGATGATAATCCAGGACCATGGATGCGTGCCATTGCAGACGACGGATTAAGCTGGACCAATGCATCCGACCTGAAAGCATGGGGATCACCCGTAGTTGGGTTGTATCGTATTACCGGAATACCAGCTTCTTATGTGTTGAATCCCGAAGGTCTAATCATTGCTAAAAATCTGAGAGGCAATGAATTAGAAGATTTTTTAAAAGAAACTTTAAGATAGCGCAAATTAAATATTAACTTACTGAATGTTACTTAACAATTTAATAACACTGCGTTAATGTTTTGTTGTCATTTTGTTCATAATTTAGCAAAAAAAAGAACATGAGCATTGCAAAGCAAAAAATATTAGTAGTTGATGATGAGCAGGATATTTTGGATTTAATTGCTTTTAATTTAAAGCGTGAAGGATATCAAGTATCTACTGCATCCAACGGTCACGAAGCTATCAATGTGGCAAAAGATATAAATCCAGATTTAATTATTTTGGATGTGATGATGCCTAAGATGGATGGTATTGAAGCTTGCCGACTCATGCGCGCAATGCCTGAGTTTAAAAATACATTTATGGTGTTTTTGACGGCAAGAAGTGAGGAGTATTCTGAAATCGCTGGTTTTCATGTTGGAGCAGATGATTATATAGCCAAACCGATCAAACCTCGTGCTTTGATGAGCCGCATCAATGCGATTCTAAGAAGAAATGTTTCGGAAGAAGCAGCAAGAGCACAGGATAGATTAGAAATCATGGATTTGGTCATTGATCGTGATTCATTTTTAGTTTATCGTGGTGAGCAGAAAATTGTTCTCGCAAAAAAAGAGTTTGAATTGATGTATCTACTCGCTTCAAAACCGAACAAAGTTTTTACGAGAGAACAGATATTGAAAAGTATCTGGGAAGACTCTGTCGTAGTAACCAATAGAACGATCGATGTGCATATCCGTAAACTAAGAGAAAAAATAGGTGAA
It includes:
- the alaS gene encoding alanine--tRNA ligase — its product is MTSKEIRQAFLDFFKSKGHQIVPSAPVVVKNDPTLMFTNAGMNQFKDLFLGEAAIKFPRVADTQRCLRVSGKHNDLEEVGIDTYHHTLFEMLGNWSFGDYFKKEAIQWAWELFTEVYKLDKDRLYVTIFEGDDSEGLARDTEAFDLWKALIPEDRILLGNKKDNFWEMGETGPCGPCSEIHYDMRPVEEREEVSGQSLVNEDHPQVIEVWNLVFMQFNRLKNGSLQPLPAKHVDTGMGFERLVRSIQGKTSNYDTDVFQPTIQFISKKAGIAYGLDEKTDIAMRVVADHIRAISFAIADGQLPSNNKAGYVIRRILRRAVRYAYTFLNFKTPFINELVPLLADQFDGVFNELKAQESFVQKVILEEEVSFLRTLVTGVQRFENYAEANTTIDGDFAFELYDTYGFPIDLTELLAREKGLSVDMDGFTKALQIQKERSRAATAIDTGDWILVNEDEGFEFVGYDTLTAKTEIIKYRKVSAKGKDQYQLVLSVTPFYAEGGGQVGDTGVLISEVSGEKIYVTDTKKENGLFVHFIDKLPQSFDGLFVAQVDQAKRLDTENNHSATHLLHAALKQVLGEHVNQKGSLVNADILRFDISHFSKVTDEEIKQVEDIVNAKIRENIVLKEERNIPYQQALDSGVTALFGEKYGDYVRVITFEDKFSKELCGGTHVKATGQIGFFKIISESAVAAGVRRIEAISGTKSAAVIREHFELVDQIKALLNNPKDFVSAMGKIVEENSALKKEIEKTITEKSLALKSDLENKLQQVGEVNFLATIVDLPNAEAVKTLAYALKGAVNNLFLVIGAEFDGKPSLTVVISDELAKSKGWNAGNIIRDLAKDIQGGGGGQPFFATAGGKNSAGLVTAIERAIEFVK
- a CDS encoding TlpA family protein disulfide reductase, whose product is MMKQALLMVGFLFLVLIGCKNKDEFSISGQIENTGNVKVISLFEGERKLDSMFFGDNNAFQFKRPTSQARLLSLRVGKNRYDLIASPGEEIVFKADLQKDVNDYQIEGSELSSTIQGFSKMRNRRDAVRDSLQADFGKRSIAADADDIENLRSEYKQKFMEQLQSYTKAAVAFANQHDDIAGFYAISTLDPEIAESEIIAYANQIKDKFLDNHYVTQFKQETDKLRTLAIGQPAPGFESFTPNNKPVSLADFKGKYVLVDFWASWCVPCRQENPNIVKLYNAYKGKGFDVFGVSLDDNPGPWMRAIADDGLSWTNASDLKAWGSPVVGLYRITGIPASYVLNPEGLIIAKNLRGNELEDFLKETLR
- a CDS encoding response regulator transcription factor, giving the protein MSIAKQKILVVDDEQDILDLIAFNLKREGYQVSTASNGHEAINVAKDINPDLIILDVMMPKMDGIEACRLMRAMPEFKNTFMVFLTARSEEYSEIAGFHVGADDYIAKPIKPRALMSRINAILRRNVSEEAARAQDRLEIMDLVIDRDSFLVYRGEQKIVLAKKEFELMYLLASKPNKVFTREQILKSIWEDSVVVTNRTIDVHIRKLREKIGEDYVTTVKGVGYKFDVA